From Nitrospinota bacterium:
AATATGATTACCTGGAAATGCCCTACTACCTGTCTCAGGATTTTGAAAACATGGGCCGAGATATCCACCCTACCCCAAAAGAAATCCTAGATGCCTACATCACCCCGCTCTTTTTGGAAAAGGCCAAACAAGCCGGTTTGCCGGTAGCCAATTCTTATCTCACCAATGGCTATTTCGAAGCGCCGGTGGTGATCGATCCGATCAACCCGTATATCATCAAAAGCCGGACCGTGCTCAAGCCGGGCCGAGAAGCGTCCACCACCCGGTCGATGACCCGCAACCATACCTACGCCATGTGCTGCCAAGAAATCCCTAAAGGGGCCAAGATCGTCCACTTCCGCTCGGTATTGGGCTGGTGTAAAGCCAAGCGGTTTCAAAGGGCTTCCCAGGCGATTTGGGACCTGTACCGCATCCCGCTGGCAAAGGTGCGGATGTTTGCGCTGCCCGATGGAACACTGCTGTTCAGCGACCTCGGACCCCTGCGCTTCGCTAGTTTAGGGGTTTATGAACGACACTACTTAGAATCAAAGGTCGAATGGCAAAGATAGGGATTTATGTGGAGCGCAACACCATCTCCAAAGGAGATCAAATGGCCGCGATCATGCGCTTTTCCCACCACGCCCAAAGGATGGGGCATCGGGCCGACTTTTTGTTTCGGGCCGATATGTTTAAAATTCCCGAGTACGACGGCTTGTATATCCGGGCGTTCACCGATCCGCTGAACTCCGCCTATGTAGCCGCTCGAACGGCCCAGATGCACGGGATTCGGGTGCTGGACGACCCTGATTCGATCTTGATTTGCTGCGATAAGGTCAACATGTACCGGCATCTAATGAACCGGTCTGTGCCCATTCCTGAGACCTTGTTTCTCGATGAAACCCAACTGACCCTGAGCTATGCCCAAACGGTCTTCGAGCAATTGGGCAATCCGGTGGTTCTTAAAGCCACAAACGGCTCTTTTTCCATGTATGTGGAAAAGGTGGAGAACGCCGAAGAGTTTGTGAAGGTCGGCAAAAATTACTTCCGCCGGGCAGACCGGATCGTGGCCCAGAGGTTTGTCCGTTCCGAATTCGATTGGCGGGTCGGCGTGTTGGGCGGGGAGCCTTTATACGTTTGCCAGTACTCGATCCCGAAAAAACATTGGAAGGTCGCCACCTACCAACCTGATGGCAAAACGATCTGCGGGCCGGTCAAGGCAATGAATATCGACAAGGTGGACCCTCATTTGTTGGAAGTGGCCAAAAAGGCGGCGGCGGCGATCGGCAACGGTCTGTACGGCGTCGATCTGAAGCAGGTGGGCCAGGAGTACGTGGTGGTCGAGGTCAACGACAACCCCACTATTAACGCCGGGGTAGAAGATTCTCAAGCACCGGACCTGTACGAACGGTTGATTCGGTATTTTGTCGAATGAAACGAAACTCGGCCGTCACTCTGCGTTACGGTAGGCCCGATGATCTTCACCAGTTGGCCGACTTGGAGCGGGCCGCTTTCCCAGACGATGCTTTTGAAATCGGCCTGATCGAAGAACTGCTGACCCAAAACCGGGCGACGGTGTTGGTTGCCGAAGATCAAGGACGGTTGGTCGGGGTGGTGTATCTGCTTTGGAAACGGCACCGTTTAAACAAGTATTGCCGGGTGTTTAGCTTGGCGGTAGACCCTTCGGCACGAAGCAAGGGCGTGGGTTTGGGCCTGATGAAAACAGCCGAGCAGGAAGCGAGGTTTCGGTCGGTGGCGAGGCTGACGCTGGAGGTGCGCCAGACCAACCTGTTGGCCATCCAGTTTTATCGAAAACTGGGTTATCGAAGGACCGGCAAGTTACGCGGGTTTTATCCCGACGGGACAGACGGTTTGAGTTTCGGTAAAAACCTGACCCTGGAAGATCAAACCCCTGGGAAATTTGGCTAATTCACGGCTATATTACGGCCAGGCACTCTGTACCCTATGCATGATTTTAGTCATTGCTTTTTGGCTAATTTAAGGCTAATTTATGGTCATGACATGGTCGCCTAAATATACGATTACCGATAAGCTTTTGCTCACAATCCGCGAGATTGGAGAAGCGACTGGCGAAATCAAAAGCTTCAACCTCACAGGCAAAGCGCTGGCAAGGCTGGAACTGGAAGCTGAGGCACTATCTTCCTACGCTTCCACCAGTATTGAAGGCAATCCATTGCCGCTCACCGATGTAAAACGCCTTCTAAAAAATAAATCTGCACATATACGTGATACGGAACGTGAGGTGCTTAACTACAATCAGACGCTGCAAACGGTCTATAAATCTGTAAGGTCAAAAGCGTTCAAACTGAATATTGCCACCCTTGAAAAAGTACAGGGGCAGGTTGTGGCTGGCCTGATGGATAACCCTGCGGATTGCGGCCATTTGCGCCAAGCTCCTGTTATTATCCGCAACCCACGAAAACCGGATGAAATTGTGTTCGTGCCGCCGGATGCAAAGGATGTCCGGGCGCTGACCTCCAATCTAATAGATTTTATCAATAAAAAAATCGGCAAGATTGATCCAGTTATTCTGGCAGGATTGTTTCATCGGCAATGCGTCATCATCCATCCCTTTATGGATGGGAACGGACGCACTTCCCGAATCCTGACAACTGCAATACTTGGACAAACGGGACTTGATCTTTTCGAGATTTTCAGCTTTGAAAATTATTACAATCAGAACATCACGCGCTACTTCAAGGCTGTGGGGCTTGAGGGAGATTATTACGAACTGAAAGAGACAGTGGATTTTACGAAGTGGCTGGAATATTTCGCAGACGGTATTCTGGATGAACTGCGGCGGGTACGCAAAGCACTTCCTGATAGTTTAGAACCGCAACCACGTCTTGAGCCACACCACCGTCAAATTTTGGAATATATTGATGCGCATGGCAGCATCACGCAACGTGAATATGGGGCTATATCCTCTCGTAGTCTTGCTTCCCGCAAACTGGACTTCGAAAAATTGCTGGATTTAGGCTTCATCGAAGCCAAAGGCACAGGACGCGGGACATATTACGTTCAGAAAACAGAAAATGGATAGATATTCATGACGCTAACACTTAATGCATTTCCTATCATATTTCCTGAAGATGCAAAGGTTGATAACTCCACAATTTCCTATAGTAGGTAAATCTGACATGCCAGGCGCTTATGCTCACATTACATTAGTAAATCAATTTAGAGAACCCAATCGTTTAGAAAGTATTGATGGGTTTTCGGATTAGGCCAATACTTCGGTTTTGGATTATTTCCAATTCTGCGAACTGGGAGTTGTCAGTCCAGATTATCCTTATTTAGCAATAGGGGATAATAGCGCAGAAAAATGGGCAGACCTTATGCATTATAAAAACACAACCCTGATCATCAAATTTGGAATAGAAGAAATAAGAAAATTGCAAGGCGAGGAACAAAGGAAAGCTTTTGCCTGGCTATTAGGCTACGCCTCTCATGTGGCAACAGATGTTACCATTCACCCTGTAGTTGAGCTAAAGGTGGGGCCTTACGCACAGAATAAAACAGACCATAGAATTTGCGAAATGCATCAGGATGCACATATTTTTCAAAGACTCAATTTGGGAGGGGTTGGGCTTTCTAACCATTTAAGTTCTGGAATTGGGGCTTGTTCGAATGAAAATGGAAAGGGCCTTGACCAAACAATTTGTAAATTATGGAGTGGATTGTTAAACCAAGCCTACCCTGAGGATTATCAATTGAATTTTCCTGACATGGATAAGTGGCATGATCGGTTTGAGCCCATAGTTGAATGCATCAGTGAAGCCGGGAATATGTGTTGATGCCATTTGCGCGGCATGTTGCAGTGAATTGCGGTTTAACCTATCCCTCAACAGATAACATTGATCCACAATATATAGAGGCCAAGGGCTTGGTGGTGTGTGTAAAAGGGACGTTAGGTTGAATAGACGGGGGGGAGTAACTTGATCTAAATGAAGTCAGGTAATGTATTGCAGGCAGACCTATTTAATAAAATTTCTTATGGGCTCAGTTAAATATTCTGTTTAAGTTACCATCAGAATGAGTCAAAAAAGTCTGAAGGATTTTACCAAGATGGAAAAATTATCCTTGCGTACACAGGACGGTCTTCCCCACGAATGTGGGGGTGTTTCCAACCCAGGGAAGGGGGTAAAAATGAAATTCGGGGATGGTGTAACTTCTAAAAATCAGGAACCTACAGTTCAAAAAGTTCGGGTTGTAAATTTACGTGAGCCATTATCATTTTGGTCAACAGCTTGGGCTGTAGCTTGGGGAATTATTTTTTCAGCGCCTTTGATGATTTTCTTATGGGTGATATTTGGTACTTTTTTATCATTAGTCTTGTCCAAGCAATTGGAAGGTAGGCAAAAGTATCCGGACACAAAGCG
This genomic window contains:
- a CDS encoding Fic family protein — translated: MVMTWSPKYTITDKLLLTIREIGEATGEIKSFNLTGKALARLELEAEALSSYASTSIEGNPLPLTDVKRLLKNKSAHIRDTEREVLNYNQTLQTVYKSVRSKAFKLNIATLEKVQGQVVAGLMDNPADCGHLRQAPVIIRNPRKPDEIVFVPPDAKDVRALTSNLIDFINKKIGKIDPVILAGLFHRQCVIIHPFMDGNGRTSRILTTAILGQTGLDLFEIFSFENYYNQNITRYFKAVGLEGDYYELKETVDFTKWLEYFADGILDELRRVRKALPDSLEPQPRLEPHHRQILEYIDAHGSITQREYGAISSRSLASRKLDFEKLLDLGFIEAKGTGRGTYYVQKTENG
- a CDS encoding RimK-like ATPgrasp N-terminal domain-containing protein; amino-acid sequence: MAAEPNPSLSLPLSLICWYPQGGHYVNLAGEYDYLEMPYYLSQDFENMGRDIHPTPKEILDAYITPLFLEKAKQAGLPVANSYLTNGYFEAPVVIDPINPYIIKSRTVLKPGREASTTRSMTRNHTYAMCCQEIPKGAKIVHFRSVLGWCKAKRFQRASQAIWDLYRIPLAKVRMFALPDGTLLFSDLGPLRFASLGVYERHYLESKVEWQR
- a CDS encoding zinc dependent phospholipase C family protein, with the translated sequence MDYFQFCELGVVSPDYPYLAIGDNSAEKWADLMHYKNTTLIIKFGIEEIRKLQGEEQRKAFAWLLGYASHVATDVTIHPVVELKVGPYAQNKTDHRICEMHQDAHIFQRLNLGGVGLSNHLSSGIGACSNENGKGLDQTICKLWSGLLNQAYPEDYQLNFPDMDKWHDRFEPIVECISEAGNMC
- a CDS encoding RimK family alpha-L-glutamate ligase, translated to MAKIGIYVERNTISKGDQMAAIMRFSHHAQRMGHRADFLFRADMFKIPEYDGLYIRAFTDPLNSAYVAARTAQMHGIRVLDDPDSILICCDKVNMYRHLMNRSVPIPETLFLDETQLTLSYAQTVFEQLGNPVVLKATNGSFSMYVEKVENAEEFVKVGKNYFRRADRIVAQRFVRSEFDWRVGVLGGEPLYVCQYSIPKKHWKVATYQPDGKTICGPVKAMNIDKVDPHLLEVAKKAAAAIGNGLYGVDLKQVGQEYVVVEVNDNPTINAGVEDSQAPDLYERLIRYFVE
- a CDS encoding GNAT family N-acetyltransferase, whose protein sequence is MKRNSAVTLRYGRPDDLHQLADLERAAFPDDAFEIGLIEELLTQNRATVLVAEDQGRLVGVVYLLWKRHRLNKYCRVFSLAVDPSARSKGVGLGLMKTAEQEARFRSVARLTLEVRQTNLLAIQFYRKLGYRRTGKLRGFYPDGTDGLSFGKNLTLEDQTPGKFG